A part of Curtobacterium sp. MCLR17_036 genomic DNA contains:
- a CDS encoding flagellar assembly protein FliW — protein sequence MSIPLTFAVPPFGLAPADVFTLTPVDGAEGLFTLVGDSSRLFVLDAAVHLPSYAPELTDEQAAGLSLTDPADAMLLVVANPGGAHSTGTTVNLLAPIVVNARTGAGAQVILEDSDLPLRAELARA from the coding sequence ATGAGCATCCCCCTGACCTTCGCCGTCCCGCCGTTCGGCCTGGCCCCTGCCGACGTCTTCACCCTGACCCCGGTGGACGGTGCCGAGGGCCTGTTCACGCTGGTCGGGGACTCCTCGCGCTTGTTCGTGCTCGACGCCGCGGTGCACCTGCCGTCCTACGCGCCGGAGCTCACCGACGAACAGGCCGCGGGGCTCTCGCTGACCGATCCCGCCGACGCCATGCTGCTCGTCGTGGCGAACCCCGGCGGCGCGCACTCGACGGGCACCACCGTGAACCTGCTCGCACCGATCGTCGTGAACGCCCGCACGGGCGCCGGCGCCCAGGTCATCCTGGAGGACAGCGACCTGCCGCTGCGGGCGGAGCTGGCGCGGGCGTAG
- a CDS encoding flagellin: MITRVTTQMSMAAAADRLQAGAARVAQLTEQATTLQAIQKPSDDPSGTASAMQVRKEQAATAQYTRNADDAVGWLAQTDSALSSVYSTLNRVRDLTVQAANSGTMSETDRDAFVTQFRSLRADLEARANTTYGTRSVFAGSSTGASAYDPATGWAASGTAVSRRVGDGSTVRVDTSGEAVFGTGATSVFGMIDSIVSDLQNGTNVNPRINDVDAALSSVRGAQADVGVRHATALAAQDSLKTATVALEGRRSGIEDVDLAKAVLDLQVQQTNYQAALAVTAKVLQPTLMDYLR, encoded by the coding sequence GTGATCACCCGGGTGACCACCCAGATGTCGATGGCCGCGGCCGCGGACCGGCTGCAGGCCGGTGCCGCACGCGTCGCGCAGCTCACCGAGCAGGCGACGACGCTGCAGGCGATCCAGAAGCCGTCGGACGACCCGAGCGGCACCGCGTCGGCGATGCAGGTCCGCAAGGAACAGGCCGCCACCGCGCAGTACACGCGGAACGCCGACGACGCCGTCGGGTGGCTCGCGCAGACCGACAGCGCCCTGTCGAGCGTCTACTCGACGCTCAACCGCGTGCGGGACCTGACCGTGCAGGCCGCCAACTCCGGCACCATGAGCGAGACCGACCGCGACGCGTTCGTCACGCAGTTCCGGTCCCTGCGCGCCGACCTCGAGGCCCGCGCGAACACCACCTACGGCACCCGCTCGGTCTTCGCCGGGTCGTCGACCGGAGCGTCCGCGTACGACCCCGCGACGGGGTGGGCGGCGTCGGGCACCGCCGTCTCGCGACGTGTCGGGGACGGCAGCACCGTGCGCGTCGACACCTCCGGCGAAGCCGTCTTCGGCACCGGTGCGACGTCCGTGTTCGGGATGATCGACTCCATCGTCAGCGACCTGCAGAACGGGACCAACGTGAACCCGCGCATCAACGACGTCGACGCCGCGCTGAGCAGCGTGCGCGGCGCCCAGGCCGACGTCGGCGTCCGACACGCCACCGCCCTCGCCGCCCAGGACTCGCTGAAGACCGCGACCGTCGCCCTCGAGGGACGCCGCTCCGGCATCGAGGACGTCGACCTCGCCAAGGCCGTGCTCGACCTGCAGGTGCAGCAGACCAACTACCAGGCAGCCCTCGCCGTCACCGCGAAGGTCCTGCAGCCGACCCTGATGGACTACCTCCGATGA
- the flgK gene encoding flagellar hook-associated protein FlgK: protein MVSTFGSLATAYSGLAAARAGLDVTGQNIANAGTAGYTRQRITQTSVPAPQTGFVRGTAALAGQGVSVDGIARLASLTLDAGVRVAAGSSAYAGARASALSALETGLHEPGSDGLSAKLDLFWSSWGQLASHPDDPGAASTVLAAAATVASVLATGSKAVDAQWSSVRGTVTGQVAQLNDAAKQVADLNGRIRTAVASGGSANELMNQRDQLTEQIATLAGGTTRTNADGTVDVLLGGNPLVQGTDARAVALGGGTRLADGAAVTLSWTSGSGGAVALSGGSIGGALAVLAPTSGTGTGGALAEASAAYDAVATQLATAVNAVHATGTTPDGATGAPFFAITAGVPAAQGLTVVPTDAGGLATRNAAGQLDDSFADALSRLGAASDGADRTWATFVAGVGTASRSAATESTLTGLALTNARAQQQSSAGVDLDEENVALLTYQHAYQGAARVLTAVDEMLDTIINRTGLVGRA from the coding sequence GTGGTCAGCACCTTCGGATCCCTCGCCACCGCGTACTCCGGCCTCGCAGCCGCCCGCGCCGGACTCGACGTCACCGGGCAGAACATCGCGAACGCCGGCACCGCCGGGTACACGCGACAGCGCATCACCCAGACCTCGGTCCCGGCGCCGCAGACCGGCTTCGTGCGCGGCACCGCCGCCCTCGCCGGACAGGGCGTGTCCGTCGACGGCATCGCCCGGCTCGCCTCGCTCACCCTCGACGCCGGCGTCCGCGTCGCCGCCGGCTCGTCGGCCTACGCCGGGGCCCGCGCGAGCGCCCTGAGCGCCCTGGAGACCGGCCTGCACGAACCCGGCTCGGACGGGCTGAGCGCGAAGCTCGACCTGTTCTGGTCGTCGTGGGGGCAGCTCGCGAGCCACCCGGACGACCCTGGAGCCGCCAGCACCGTGCTCGCCGCCGCCGCGACGGTCGCCTCGGTGCTCGCGACCGGGTCGAAGGCCGTCGACGCCCAGTGGTCCTCGGTCCGCGGGACCGTGACCGGACAGGTCGCGCAGCTCAACGACGCCGCGAAGCAGGTCGCCGACCTGAACGGACGCATCCGCACCGCCGTCGCGTCCGGGGGCTCGGCGAACGAGCTCATGAACCAGCGCGACCAGCTCACCGAGCAGATCGCCACGCTCGCCGGCGGGACCACCCGCACGAACGCCGACGGCACCGTCGACGTGCTCCTCGGCGGCAACCCGCTCGTGCAGGGCACCGACGCCCGTGCGGTGGCGCTCGGCGGTGGGACGCGGCTCGCCGACGGCGCCGCCGTGACCCTGTCCTGGACATCCGGCTCCGGCGGCGCGGTCGCGCTGTCCGGCGGCTCGATCGGCGGCGCCCTCGCCGTCCTCGCGCCGACGTCCGGCACCGGCACCGGCGGTGCACTCGCCGAGGCCTCGGCCGCCTACGACGCCGTCGCGACGCAGCTCGCCACCGCGGTGAACGCCGTGCACGCCACCGGCACCACTCCGGACGGCGCGACCGGCGCCCCGTTCTTCGCGATCACCGCCGGGGTGCCCGCCGCGCAGGGCCTCACCGTCGTGCCGACCGACGCCGGCGGCCTGGCGACGCGGAACGCAGCGGGGCAGCTCGACGACTCGTTCGCCGACGCGCTCTCGCGACTCGGGGCGGCGTCGGACGGCGCCGACCGCACCTGGGCGACGTTCGTGGCGGGGGTGGGCACCGCCTCCCGGTCGGCCGCGACGGAGTCGACGCTCACCGGGCTCGCCCTGACCAACGCACGCGCGCAGCAGCAGTCGAGCGCCGGCGTCGACCTCGACGAGGAGAACGTGGCCCTGCTGACCTACCAGCACGCCTACCAGGGCGCGGCACGTGTCCTGACGGCCGTCGACGAGATGCTCGACACCATCATCAACCGCACCGGACTCGTCGGGAGGGCGTGA
- a CDS encoding flagellar protein FlgN, whose amino-acid sequence MTVNDLSAVLWRERELLELLTFKLEEEQLLLSAGRSRWVSHASREVEQVLDRLRSTGLERAASSAEVAEEWGVPADAPLREVVAAAPSGPWGEILAAHLAAMVELTTQIAALRDENDRFLRTAAQATEETLAGTVTGAATYDASGSSGSGTDGARLFEGTL is encoded by the coding sequence ATGACCGTGAACGACCTGTCCGCCGTGCTCTGGCGCGAACGCGAACTGCTCGAGCTGCTCACCTTCAAGCTCGAGGAGGAGCAGCTGCTGCTCTCCGCCGGGCGGTCCCGTTGGGTGTCGCACGCCAGCCGCGAGGTCGAGCAGGTCCTCGACCGTCTGCGCAGCACCGGGCTCGAGCGCGCCGCGTCGAGCGCCGAGGTGGCCGAGGAGTGGGGCGTCCCCGCCGACGCTCCCCTGCGCGAGGTCGTCGCCGCCGCACCGAGCGGCCCGTGGGGCGAGATCCTCGCCGCGCACCTCGCCGCGATGGTCGAGCTGACGACGCAGATCGCGGCCCTCCGCGACGAGAACGACCGGTTCCTGCGCACCGCCGCCCAGGCCACCGAGGAGACCCTCGCCGGGACCGTGACGGGTGCAGCCACGTACGATGCGAGCGGCTCGTCGGGCTCCGGCACCGACGGCGCCCGCCTGTTCGAGGGGACCCTGTAG
- a CDS encoding sigma-70 family RNA polymerase sigma factor produces MDRTERNAMIVEHLPLVGYIVADVRSRATHLDRDDLAAVGSLALVAAADAFDPTLGVPFGAYARTRVTGAIADDMRSADWASRGTRKRIRETLATQEALSARLGRSVGVQEIADAMGVDRQAAADAMSDAARTVAPLDETVHDLVAAELPLPGDDLLETEKRRYLVAAVQALPERMRFIVEAVYFGDRTVTDVATELGITHSAVSQQRSEAMRLLRDGLSAHYGDGGPAPEHASRTTAARRSAYLARVATNAAAGVARAVHDAASGPAVAAS; encoded by the coding sequence ATGGACCGCACCGAACGCAACGCGATGATCGTGGAGCACCTGCCGCTCGTCGGCTACATCGTCGCCGACGTCCGCTCCCGTGCCACGCACCTGGACCGCGACGACCTCGCCGCCGTCGGTTCCCTCGCCCTCGTCGCCGCTGCGGACGCGTTCGACCCCACGCTCGGCGTGCCCTTCGGCGCGTACGCCCGCACCCGGGTCACCGGCGCGATCGCCGACGACATGCGCTCCGCTGACTGGGCGTCCCGCGGCACCCGGAAGCGGATCCGCGAGACGCTCGCCACGCAGGAGGCCCTGTCCGCACGGCTCGGCCGGAGCGTGGGCGTGCAGGAGATCGCCGACGCGATGGGCGTCGACCGGCAGGCAGCCGCCGACGCGATGAGCGATGCCGCGCGCACCGTCGCCCCGCTCGACGAGACCGTCCACGACCTCGTGGCCGCCGAGCTCCCGCTGCCCGGCGACGACCTGCTCGAGACCGAGAAGCGCCGCTACCTCGTCGCCGCCGTGCAGGCGCTGCCCGAGCGGATGCGCTTCATCGTCGAGGCCGTCTACTTCGGCGACCGGACCGTCACCGACGTCGCGACCGAGCTCGGCATCACGCACTCGGCCGTCTCGCAGCAGCGCTCCGAGGCGATGCGGCTGCTCCGCGACGGACTCTCCGCGCACTACGGCGACGGTGGCCCGGCCCCGGAGCACGCGTCGCGGACCACCGCGGCCCGGCGCAGCGCCTACTTGGCACGCGTCGCGACGAACGCCGCCGCAGGGGTGGCCCGGGCCGTGCACGACGCGGCGTCCGGGCCGGCCGTGGCGGCGAGCTGA
- a CDS encoding flagellin, producing the protein MGMSINTNLSALNTYRNLNATQNDLSKSLEKLSTGLRINRAADDAAGLSISEGLKSQVGGLTVAARNAQDGISVVQTAEGGLTETHSILQRMRDLAVQAGNDSNNEDSRKAIETEVGQLQKELGRIADSTNFNGIKLLDGKAGSDADGKLRFQVGANGDAQSQITVDLAGANVTTIASALTTNTYAEDGTVDEAGKIKFDSAANAQLAITEIDKQIKSVSEARSNLGAVQNRFDHAINVTNVAKENLTAAGSRITDVDMAQEMVKYTRDNILSQAGTSMLAQANQSTQGVLSLLR; encoded by the coding sequence ATGGGTATGTCCATCAACACCAACCTCTCGGCACTCAACACGTACCGGAACCTCAACGCGACGCAGAACGACCTGTCGAAGTCCCTCGAGAAGCTCTCGACCGGTCTCCGCATCAACCGTGCTGCCGACGACGCTGCCGGTCTGTCGATCTCCGAGGGGCTGAAGTCCCAGGTCGGTGGCCTCACGGTCGCCGCCCGCAACGCGCAGGACGGCATCTCCGTCGTGCAGACCGCTGAAGGTGGCCTCACCGAGACCCACTCGATCCTCCAGCGCATGCGCGACCTGGCCGTCCAGGCCGGCAACGACTCGAACAACGAGGACTCGCGCAAGGCGATCGAGACCGAGGTCGGCCAGCTCCAGAAGGAGCTCGGCCGCATCGCGGACTCGACCAACTTCAACGGGATCAAGCTGCTCGACGGCAAGGCCGGCTCCGACGCCGACGGGAAGCTCCGCTTCCAGGTCGGTGCGAACGGCGACGCGCAGAGCCAGATCACGGTGGACCTGGCGGGTGCCAACGTCACGACCATCGCGTCGGCACTCACGACGAACACCTACGCCGAGGACGGCACCGTCGACGAGGCGGGCAAGATCAAGTTCGACTCGGCCGCCAACGCCCAGCTGGCGATCACCGAGATCGACAAGCAGATCAAGTCCGTCTCGGAGGCTCGTTCGAACCTCGGTGCGGTCCAGAACCGCTTCGACCACGCCATCAACGTGACGAACGTGGCCAAGGAGAACCTCACCGCTGCCGGTTCGCGCATCACCGACGTCGACATGGCGCAGGAGATGGTCAAGTACACGCGCGACAACATCCTGAGCCAGGCCGGCACCTCGATGCTCGCACAGGCGAACCAGAGCACGCAGGGCGTGCTCTCGCTCCTGCGCTAG
- the fliD gene encoding flagellar filament capping protein FliD, which produces MSSVSSANSLAIDGLVSGLKTTDLINSLMSVEAVPQTLLKSKLASTNSFISSLQTINSLVQTLATRATAAQKTSSLDVFTATSSTPTVSVVAGPTAAKGSIDFTVGTTAAAQVGVTAAMATWSSAAEPIAIVGAGGKQTTVTPASGSLDDAVSAVNAAAAGVTATKVSAGTDADGTKLYRLQLTSTSTGAAGAFSLYRGSGADVTAGTATDVFAQPGAAVVTSARDASVTLWAGTAAAQTVTSATNTFTGLLPGVDVTVTKPSTDPVTITVAQDTTKAQAVASGLVDALNAITSYYGTNTAVTSTTSATTGTTTTKAGVLTGDATTRDVVQRLTSTMSAPIGGKSPSSIGIVIQKDGTFTFDPDAFQKALTTDPQGTQAVLSGVAANVGAAATAASDKYNGSITTSITGQQSIAKDLNTQIDTWSDRLTRRRATLQAQYSALETSLSKLQSQSSWLTSQLASTSS; this is translated from the coding sequence ATGTCGTCCGTCTCCTCGGCGAACAGCCTGGCCATCGACGGCCTCGTCAGCGGGCTGAAGACCACCGACCTCATCAACTCGCTGATGAGCGTCGAGGCCGTCCCGCAGACGCTGCTGAAGTCGAAGCTCGCGAGCACGAACTCGTTCATCTCGTCGCTGCAGACGATCAACTCGCTCGTGCAGACCCTGGCGACCAGAGCCACCGCGGCCCAGAAGACGAGCTCGCTCGACGTCTTCACCGCGACGAGCTCGACGCCGACGGTCAGTGTCGTCGCGGGACCCACCGCGGCGAAGGGCTCGATCGACTTCACCGTCGGCACGACCGCCGCCGCTCAGGTCGGGGTGACCGCAGCGATGGCGACCTGGTCGTCCGCCGCCGAGCCGATCGCGATCGTCGGCGCCGGCGGCAAGCAGACCACCGTCACGCCCGCCTCCGGGTCGCTCGACGACGCGGTCTCGGCCGTCAACGCAGCCGCCGCGGGGGTGACCGCGACCAAGGTGTCGGCCGGCACCGACGCCGACGGCACCAAGCTCTACCGCCTGCAGCTCACGTCGACGTCGACGGGTGCTGCCGGCGCATTCTCGCTGTACCGCGGCAGCGGCGCGGACGTCACCGCCGGCACCGCGACGGACGTGTTCGCGCAGCCCGGGGCCGCTGTCGTCACGTCGGCCCGCGACGCGAGCGTGACGCTCTGGGCCGGCACCGCGGCGGCGCAGACCGTCACGAGCGCCACGAACACCTTCACCGGACTGCTCCCCGGCGTCGACGTCACGGTGACGAAGCCGTCGACGGACCCGGTGACGATCACGGTCGCGCAGGACACGACGAAGGCGCAGGCCGTGGCCTCCGGTCTCGTCGACGCGCTCAACGCGATCACGAGCTACTACGGCACGAACACCGCCGTGACGAGCACGACGAGTGCGACCACCGGCACGACGACCACGAAGGCCGGGGTGCTCACCGGCGACGCGACGACCCGCGACGTCGTGCAGCGTCTCACGAGCACCATGTCGGCGCCGATCGGCGGGAAGTCGCCGTCGTCCATCGGGATCGTCATCCAGAAGGACGGCACCTTCACGTTCGATCCGGACGCCTTCCAGAAGGCCCTGACCACCGACCCGCAGGGCACCCAGGCGGTGCTCTCCGGGGTGGCCGCGAACGTCGGCGCCGCCGCGACCGCCGCGTCCGACAAGTACAACGGGTCGATCACGACCTCGATCACCGGCCAGCAGTCGATCGCGAAGGACCTCAACACCCAGATCGACACCTGGTCCGACCGCTTGACCCGCCGTCGGGCGACCCTGCAGGCGCAGTACTCGGCCCTCGAGACGAGCCTCAGCAAACTCCAGTCCCAGTCCAGCTGGCTCACCAGCCAGCTGGCGTCGACGTCGAGCTGA
- the fliS gene encoding flagellar export chaperone FliS has translation MTFDLQAAAFRQAAQPRSVTDQRRAQYTNEAVLSATPAQLVTMLYDRLLLDLHRAEAAQTTADWEAAREQLLHAQAIVGELSSTLRIDVWDGGEGLLAIYNYASTSLITANVHRDVQATRDCIRILEPLRQSWHEAAASLPATAAPQATGGALGVA, from the coding sequence ATGACCTTCGACCTCCAGGCAGCCGCGTTCCGCCAGGCCGCCCAGCCCCGCTCGGTGACCGACCAGCGCCGCGCCCAGTACACGAACGAGGCCGTGCTCTCCGCGACGCCGGCCCAGCTCGTCACGATGCTGTACGACCGGCTGCTGCTCGACCTGCACCGCGCCGAAGCCGCCCAGACCACCGCCGACTGGGAGGCCGCCCGCGAGCAGCTCCTGCACGCCCAGGCCATCGTCGGCGAGCTGTCCTCGACCCTGCGCATCGACGTGTGGGACGGCGGCGAGGGCCTGCTGGCGATCTACAACTACGCCTCGACCTCGCTCATCACCGCGAACGTGCACCGCGACGTGCAGGCCACGCGCGACTGCATCCGCATCCTCGAGCCGCTCCGGCAGTCCTGGCACGAGGCCGCCGCCTCGCTGCCGGCCACCGCAGCACCGCAGGCGACCGGCGGGGCGCTCGGTGTCGCCTGA
- a CDS encoding flagellar basal body protein, giving the protein MFDSVTSVALQSALDGLSMRQRVIANNIANINTPGYHAEKVRFEDTLAQSIVDGDGHVAPTTTRSLEPTNTNGNNVDLDEETLSNVDTVLRYQFATQAVGGEATALRAAMRTNS; this is encoded by the coding sequence GTGTTCGATTCCGTGACGAGCGTCGCGCTGCAGAGCGCACTCGACGGCCTGTCGATGCGCCAGCGCGTGATCGCGAACAACATCGCGAACATCAACACCCCCGGGTACCACGCCGAGAAGGTCCGGTTCGAGGACACCCTGGCGCAGTCGATCGTCGACGGTGACGGCCACGTCGCCCCGACCACCACGCGGAGCCTCGAGCCGACGAACACGAACGGCAACAACGTCGACCTCGACGAGGAGACGTTGTCGAACGTCGACACGGTGCTGCGGTACCAGTTCGCGACGCAGGCGGTCGGTGGCGAGGCCACGGCCCTGCGTGCGGCGATGCGGACGAACTCGTGA
- a CDS encoding flagellar basal body rod C-terminal domain-containing protein, which yields MTTFDAIGIASTGLTVHRKWLDAISDNIANANTVKSMDDTAFQARYVEVQEGNGVSGAYVKGAAFGSAAGRVTYDPDNPLANDEGYVRMPDIDLGTQMADLIMAQRGYQANAAVVDRAKTAYEAALQIGKN from the coding sequence GTGACGACCTTCGACGCGATCGGCATCGCGAGCACCGGTCTGACCGTGCACCGGAAGTGGCTCGACGCGATCTCCGACAACATCGCCAACGCCAACACGGTGAAGTCGATGGACGACACCGCATTCCAGGCCCGCTACGTCGAGGTCCAGGAGGGCAACGGCGTCTCCGGCGCGTACGTGAAGGGCGCCGCGTTCGGCAGCGCCGCCGGCCGGGTGACCTACGACCCGGACAACCCGCTCGCGAACGACGAGGGCTACGTCCGCATGCCGGACATCGACCTCGGCACGCAGATGGCGGACCTCATCATGGCCCAGCGCGGCTACCAGGCGAACGCCGCCGTGGTCGACCGTGCGAAGACCGCCTACGAGGCGGCCCTGCAGATCGGGAAGAACTGA
- the fliE gene encoding flagellar hook-basal body complex protein FliE, translating to MPIDAVNGVTTNAMTNALTSVSGTSSDSTTTGAAGATGTGGSGFAASLTGAVDGLQALQSDSKTLALKAVTGNLDDIHDATIAATRAQVTLELVAAVRNKGVDAFNEIMRMQA from the coding sequence ATGCCCATCGACGCCGTGAACGGTGTGACCACCAACGCGATGACGAACGCCCTGACCAGCGTCTCCGGCACGTCGAGCGACAGCACGACGACCGGCGCGGCCGGCGCGACCGGCACCGGCGGCAGCGGCTTCGCCGCGAGCCTGACCGGCGCCGTCGACGGGCTGCAGGCGCTGCAGTCCGACTCGAAGACGCTGGCGCTCAAGGCCGTCACCGGCAACCTCGACGACATCCACGACGCGACCATCGCCGCCACCCGCGCGCAGGTCACGCTCGAGCTCGTCGCCGCCGTCCGCAACAAGGGTGTGGACGCGTTCAACGAGATCATGAGGATGCAGGCCTGA
- the fliF gene encoding flagellar basal-body MS-ring/collar protein FliF, which yields MPVAVKNVLARLGAYVKGFSAAQRTIAILVVAALVLGGIALASWLGKASYAPLFTGLAAADASSITDQLQTDGVPFQLTDGGATILVPQAQVYSERLKAASNGLPSSNEGGYSLLDQMGVTSSEFQQDVTYKRAIEGELAKTIGAMDGVQTATVQLAIPEKSVFVSEEKDPTASVFIAPENGTQLTSDQVQAIVHLTSAAVEGMQPTDVSVVDAKGQTLSAVGTGATGSGADRAADYDAATSKKIQDQLDTTLGVGNASVVVSATMNQESGTRTSESYATPTSGPVALNESSSTEEYGAGSGAGRGATGVLGPDNIAVPNGDGADGTGDDGYKNDSATKNNAVDHTTETTQIPAGALSRQTISVALNAKADAVQNANLQSINDMVAAAAGVDPARGDQVKVAMMDFDTSAKDEAAKALEAQQQADQQEALWSTIRTAAIVIGVILAVIALGVVLARRSRKQEREAVDLGELDAFAGDTFQLPLAVDGAPDLATLGAGDAPTAVLSAMPAGDAPTEVLRTEDITAERRRQDISALAERDPKRTAELLRGLLDDRAGV from the coding sequence ATGCCCGTCGCCGTCAAGAACGTGCTCGCGCGCCTCGGCGCCTACGTCAAGGGCTTCTCCGCCGCGCAGCGCACCATCGCGATCCTCGTCGTCGCGGCCCTCGTGCTCGGCGGGATCGCCCTGGCGTCGTGGCTCGGCAAGGCGTCCTACGCGCCGCTGTTCACCGGACTCGCCGCCGCCGACGCCAGCTCGATCACGGACCAGCTGCAGACCGACGGTGTGCCGTTCCAGCTCACCGACGGCGGGGCCACGATCCTCGTGCCGCAGGCGCAGGTGTACTCGGAGCGCCTCAAGGCCGCGTCGAACGGCCTGCCGTCGTCGAACGAGGGCGGGTACTCGCTGCTCGACCAGATGGGCGTGACGAGCTCGGAGTTCCAGCAGGACGTCACGTACAAGCGCGCGATCGAGGGCGAACTCGCCAAGACCATCGGTGCGATGGACGGCGTGCAGACCGCGACCGTGCAGCTCGCGATCCCGGAGAAGTCCGTGTTCGTGTCCGAGGAGAAGGACCCGACGGCGTCGGTGTTCATCGCGCCGGAGAACGGCACGCAGCTGACGAGCGACCAGGTGCAGGCCATCGTGCACCTGACGAGCGCCGCGGTCGAGGGCATGCAGCCCACCGACGTCTCGGTCGTCGACGCGAAGGGCCAGACGCTCTCCGCCGTCGGCACCGGCGCGACCGGCAGCGGCGCCGACCGGGCCGCCGACTACGACGCCGCGACGAGCAAGAAGATCCAGGACCAGCTCGACACCACGCTCGGCGTCGGGAACGCCAGCGTCGTCGTGTCCGCGACGATGAACCAGGAGTCCGGCACCCGCACGTCGGAGAGCTACGCGACGCCGACCTCGGGTCCGGTCGCGCTCAACGAGTCGAGCTCGACCGAGGAGTACGGCGCCGGGTCCGGCGCCGGCCGCGGGGCGACGGGCGTGCTCGGACCGGACAACATCGCCGTCCCGAACGGCGACGGCGCCGACGGCACCGGCGACGACGGCTACAAGAACGACTCGGCGACGAAGAACAACGCCGTCGACCACACCACCGAGACCACGCAGATCCCGGCGGGCGCGCTCAGCCGGCAGACCATCTCGGTCGCGCTCAACGCGAAGGCCGACGCCGTGCAGAACGCGAACCTGCAGAGCATCAACGACATGGTGGCCGCCGCCGCCGGCGTCGACCCCGCCCGGGGCGACCAGGTGAAGGTCGCGATGATGGACTTCGACACCAGCGCGAAGGACGAGGCCGCCAAGGCGCTCGAGGCGCAGCAGCAGGCCGACCAGCAGGAGGCCCTCTGGTCGACCATCCGCACGGCGGCGATCGTCATCGGTGTCATCCTCGCGGTCATCGCTCTCGGCGTGGTGCTCGCCCGCCGCAGCCGCAAGCAGGAGCGCGAGGCCGTCGACCTCGGCGAGCTCGACGCCTTCGCCGGCGACACCTTCCAGCTGCCCCTGGCGGTCGACGGTGCGCCGGACCTCGCGACGCTCGGTGCCGGGGACGCCCCGACGGCCGTCCTCTCGGCGATGCCGGCAGGCGACGCCCCGACCGAGGTGCTCCGCACCGAGGACATCACCGCCGAGCGCCGCCGGCAGGACATCTCCGCCCTCGCCGAGCGCGACCCGAAGCGCACGGCCGAGCTCCTCCGCGGGCTCCTCGACGACCGGGCGGGCGTGTGA